A single genomic interval of Bacillus sp. es.036 harbors:
- a CDS encoding STAS domain-containing protein — MPNEYNLDSTEFYSLKNASKRLFKLISDRLNVNTAYVTKRGENAMTVVSSYNEKEEIIPEGYAVEYSGTYCRLIINDRDSVMHTANLEHDEFTRELEVTSQLKVKGFLGVALTDTNGKVFGTLCVMDKEEKSFSEDDISYLKSMAEILSYIIELDQTKYNMDFLSVPIVPITKGISILTLQGVIDERRAENIIKQVLQYGANQQINHFIVDLSGLKIIDGYFPAILGDLFKSIQLMGIETIITGVTPAIAHQEVANEQLPHFKTVQNLEAALDYIGFELIEKE; from the coding sequence ATGCCGAATGAATATAATTTAGACTCTACGGAGTTTTATTCACTAAAAAACGCTTCTAAACGATTATTTAAGTTAATCAGCGATCGTTTAAATGTGAATACCGCTTATGTTACGAAGCGTGGAGAAAATGCCATGACCGTTGTAAGCTCTTACAATGAAAAAGAAGAAATCATTCCAGAAGGATACGCTGTCGAGTATAGCGGTACATATTGTCGATTAATTATTAATGATAGGGATAGCGTCATGCATACAGCTAACTTGGAACATGATGAATTTACGCGAGAGCTAGAGGTTACCTCTCAACTCAAGGTAAAAGGATTTCTCGGAGTTGCTTTGACGGATACCAATGGAAAGGTTTTCGGTACACTTTGTGTGATGGATAAGGAAGAGAAGTCATTCAGTGAAGATGATATTTCTTATTTAAAATCTATGGCTGAAATTCTTTCCTATATAATCGAACTCGATCAAACAAAGTATAATATGGATTTCTTAAGCGTTCCAATTGTTCCAATTACAAAAGGGATTTCCATCTTAACGTTGCAGGGCGTGATCGATGAAAGAAGAGCAGAGAACATTATCAAACAAGTCCTTCAATATGGTGCGAATCAACAAATCAATCATTTTATTGTTGATTTATCAGGCTTAAAAATTATTGATGGTTATTTTCCAGCGATTCTTGGAGACCTCTTTAAATCCATTCAACTGATGGGGATCGAAACAATCATTACCGGGGTTACACCAGCTATCGCTCACCAAGAAGTAGCCAACGAGCAGCTTCCTCATTTTAAAACTGTCCAAAACCTTGAAGCTGCTCTTGACTACATTGGCTTTGAATTAATAGAAAAAGAATAG
- a CDS encoding DUF1648 domain-containing protein, with the protein MEKRPRIEVDKTLIQKGFELATLTFLFLSIVYLSLEWSGIPNRVPIYFNATGEADNWGSKTAIILFPMLGMLIWGFFTVLERYPHRYNYVVKITEGNAALQYRSAVVLMRFLKNTIALLFAYLTVECVQIAKGVGEGLTWWVMPLFLTMIFSAIILYIVHSIRWR; encoded by the coding sequence ATGGAAAAAAGACCACGAATTGAGGTTGATAAGACGTTAATTCAAAAAGGGTTTGAGTTGGCGACACTTACATTTCTTTTTCTAAGCATCGTTTATCTTTCTTTGGAATGGTCGGGCATACCTAATCGCGTTCCCATCTATTTTAATGCGACTGGTGAAGCGGATAATTGGGGTTCAAAAACGGCGATCATTCTTTTCCCAATGCTTGGTATGTTGATCTGGGGATTTTTCACTGTTCTTGAACGTTATCCTCATAGGTATAATTATGTGGTGAAAATCACAGAGGGTAATGCAGCTCTACAATATCGAAGTGCCGTTGTACTCATGCGTTTTTTGAAAAATACGATCGCGCTTTTGTTTGCTTATTTAACAGTGGAATGTGTGCAGATTGCAAAAGGGGTTGGAGAAGGTCTGACTTGGTGGGTGATGCCACTCTTTCTTACGATGATCTTTAGTGCGATTATTCTTTATATTGTGCATTCGATTAGGTGGAGATAG